The Mastomys coucha isolate ucsf_1 unplaced genomic scaffold, UCSF_Mcou_1 pScaffold4, whole genome shotgun sequence genome has a segment encoding these proteins:
- the LOC116075667 gene encoding zinc finger protein 878-like isoform X2, producing MESVSFEDVAVKFTKEEWAVLDPSQKELYHDVMQETLRNLASIGNESGKQMVVNEYENLWSELSSHLVEKVCDYNEAHQCAEIFSCNPGHSVSLKSCPGFATFEKHVEDRIGHSSLGVPLNHSVGLRPNDDQEHGQKLYKHKEFGSSSSSPQSLQMHKSTHTGEKPSKNRDYKEDLPCVRSDPRYEEHDCAQKSYVCKECGKDFTSPSSLHRHEKTHSAKKPYVCELCGKGFARSVYLSKHRMNPTCEKAFLCNHCGKTFSTSATLQRHTKIHSGVKPYVCKQCGKAFPVSRYLKSHELTHTREKSYVCKQCGKAFPFWSQCQKHKITHSGVNPYVCKQCGKGFPYFTSLQSHERIHTGEKPYVCKHCGKSFAHFGNHKRHERIHTSERPYVCKQCGKTFNDYGSFQFHNRMHTGEKPYQCKQCGKDLASSSSLQSHERNHCGEKPYACLQCGKAFSFKSSLRKHKIMHSEEKPYVCKQCDKAFRHFYLLRVHERVHSSERPYQCKQCSKAFHYSYYLKKHERIHSGERPYQCKLCGKAFCYSNYLKRHEKRIHSSDRPYRCKQCGKGFQSSDQVEKHERVHNKVRPHKCKMCGKGFTFPGQLHACEKPYLCKQCGKEFLSPYRLRRHAVTHSRTKKDVGK from the exons ATG gAGTCAGTGAGCTTTGAAGATGTGGCTGTGAAGTTCACGAAGGAGGAGTGGGCCGTGCTGGATCCATCCCAGAAGGAGCTGTACCACGATGTGATGCAGGAAACCCTGAGGAACCTGGCCTCTATAG GAAACGAGTCAGGCAAACAGATGGTTGTCAATGAGTATGAAAATCTATGGAGCGAACTAAG CAGCCACCTGGTGGAGAAAGTCTGTGACTATAATGAAGCTCATCAGTGTGCAGAAATCTTCAGCTGCAATCCAGGACACTCTGTGAGCCTGAAATCTTGTCCAGGATTTGCCACATTTGAAAAACATGTAGAAGATAGAATTGGCCATTCATCTCTGGGTGTGCCACTGAACCATTCAGTAGGACTCAGACCTAATGACGACCAGGAACATGGACAAAAGTTGTATAAACATAAGGAGTTTGGGAGCAGCTCCAGTTCTCCTCAGTCCCTTCAGATGCATAAAAGcactcacactggagagaaaccttccAAAAATAGAGACTATAAAGAAGACCTTCCTTGTGTCAGATCTGATCCAAGATATGAAGAGCATGACTGCGCACAGAAATCGTATGTGTGCAAGGAGTGTGGGAAAGACTTCACCAGTCCTAGTTCTTTACACAGACATGAAAAGACTCACAGTGCAAAAAAGCCCTACGTGTGTGAACTGTGTGGGAAAGGCTTCGCTCGATCAGTTTACCTTTCAAAACATAGGATGAATCCAACTTGTGAGAAGGCATTTCTGTGTAATCATTGTGGGAAAACTTTTAGTACTTCTGCTACCCTTCAGAGACATACAAAAATTCACAGTGGTGTGAAGCCCTATGTCTGTAAGCAATGTGGGAAGGCCTTCCCTGTTTCCCGTTACCTTAAATCACATGAACTGACTCACACTCGTGAAAAATCTTATGTATGTaagcagtgtgggaaagcctttccATTTTGGAGTCAATGTCAGAAGCATAAAATAACTCACAGTGGTGTGAATCCCTATGTTTGTAAGCAGTGTGGCAAAGGTTTTCCTTACTTCACCTCCCTGCAATCACATGAGAGAATTCACACCGGTGAGAAGCCCTATGTGTGTAAGCACTGTGGGAAAAGCTTTGCTCATTTTGGTAACCATAAAAGACACGAAAGAATTCACActagtgagagaccctatgtGTGCAAGCAGTGTGGGAAGACTTTCAATGATTATGGTTCCTTTCAATTCCACAATCGAatgcatactggagagaaaccctaccaGTGTAAGCAGTGTGGGAAGGACCtagcttcttcttcctcccttcagaGCCACGAAAGGAATCACTGTGGAGAGAAGCCCTATGCGTGTTTGCAATGCGGGAAAGCTTTCAGTTTTAAGAGCTCTCTtcgaaaacataaaataatgcaCAGTGAAGAAAAACCCTATGTATGTAAGCAATGTGACAAAGCCTTTcgtcatttttatttgcttcgAGTACATGAACGAGTCCACAGCAGTGAGAGACCGTATCAGTGTAAGCAATGTAGCAAAGCTTTTCATTATTCTTACTATCTTAAAAAACATGAGCGAATCCACAGCGGTGAGCGACCATATCAGTGTAAGCTGTGTGGCAAAGCCTTTTGTTATTCTAATTATCTTAAGAGGCATGAAAAGCGAATCCACAGCAGTGACAGACCTTATCGGTGTAAGCAATGTGGAAAAGGCTTTCAATCTTCTGATCAGGTTGAAAAGCATGAACGTGTCCACAATAAAGTCAGACCCCACAAATGTAAGATGTGTGGGAAAGGCTTTACATTCCCTGGTCAACTTCACGCTTGTGAGAAACCTTACTTATGTAAGCAATGTGGGAAAGAATTTTTGTCTCCATATCGCTTGCGAAGACATGCAGTAACTCATAGTAGAACAAAGAAGGATGTTGGTAAGTAA
- the LOC116076503 gene encoding zinc finger protein 124-like, with amino-acid sequence MKESVSFEDVAVKFTQKEWAMLDPSQKELYNDVMPETLRNLASIGNKSDKEMVVNVYENLWSKLRFTEEVTLERNPMCVSSVGKPSHT; translated from the exons ATGAAG gAGTCAGTGAGCTTTGAGGATGTGGCTGTGAAGTTCACGCAGAAGGAGTGGGCCATGCTGGATCCATCCCAGAAGGAGCTGTACAACGATGTGATGCCAGAAACCCTGAGGAACCTGGCCTCTATAG GAAACAAGTCAGACAAAGAGATGGTTGTCAATGTATATGAAAATCTATGGAGCAAACTAAG ATTCACAGAAGAagtcacactggagagaaaccccaTGTGTGTaagcagtgtgggaaagccttcacaTACATGA
- the LOC116075667 gene encoding zinc finger protein 878-like isoform X1 codes for MKESVSFEDVAVKFTKEEWAVLDPSQKELYHDVMQETLRNLASIGNESGKQMVVNEYENLWSELSSHLVEKVCDYNEAHQCAEIFSCNPGHSVSLKSCPGFATFEKHVEDRIGHSSLGVPLNHSVGLRPNDDQEHGQKLYKHKEFGSSSSSPQSLQMHKSTHTGEKPSKNRDYKEDLPCVRSDPRYEEHDCAQKSYVCKECGKDFTSPSSLHRHEKTHSAKKPYVCELCGKGFARSVYLSKHRMNPTCEKAFLCNHCGKTFSTSATLQRHTKIHSGVKPYVCKQCGKAFPVSRYLKSHELTHTREKSYVCKQCGKAFPFWSQCQKHKITHSGVNPYVCKQCGKGFPYFTSLQSHERIHTGEKPYVCKHCGKSFAHFGNHKRHERIHTSERPYVCKQCGKTFNDYGSFQFHNRMHTGEKPYQCKQCGKDLASSSSLQSHERNHCGEKPYACLQCGKAFSFKSSLRKHKIMHSEEKPYVCKQCDKAFRHFYLLRVHERVHSSERPYQCKQCSKAFHYSYYLKKHERIHSGERPYQCKLCGKAFCYSNYLKRHEKRIHSSDRPYRCKQCGKGFQSSDQVEKHERVHNKVRPHKCKMCGKGFTFPGQLHACEKPYLCKQCGKEFLSPYRLRRHAVTHSRTKKDVGK; via the exons ATGAAG gAGTCAGTGAGCTTTGAAGATGTGGCTGTGAAGTTCACGAAGGAGGAGTGGGCCGTGCTGGATCCATCCCAGAAGGAGCTGTACCACGATGTGATGCAGGAAACCCTGAGGAACCTGGCCTCTATAG GAAACGAGTCAGGCAAACAGATGGTTGTCAATGAGTATGAAAATCTATGGAGCGAACTAAG CAGCCACCTGGTGGAGAAAGTCTGTGACTATAATGAAGCTCATCAGTGTGCAGAAATCTTCAGCTGCAATCCAGGACACTCTGTGAGCCTGAAATCTTGTCCAGGATTTGCCACATTTGAAAAACATGTAGAAGATAGAATTGGCCATTCATCTCTGGGTGTGCCACTGAACCATTCAGTAGGACTCAGACCTAATGACGACCAGGAACATGGACAAAAGTTGTATAAACATAAGGAGTTTGGGAGCAGCTCCAGTTCTCCTCAGTCCCTTCAGATGCATAAAAGcactcacactggagagaaaccttccAAAAATAGAGACTATAAAGAAGACCTTCCTTGTGTCAGATCTGATCCAAGATATGAAGAGCATGACTGCGCACAGAAATCGTATGTGTGCAAGGAGTGTGGGAAAGACTTCACCAGTCCTAGTTCTTTACACAGACATGAAAAGACTCACAGTGCAAAAAAGCCCTACGTGTGTGAACTGTGTGGGAAAGGCTTCGCTCGATCAGTTTACCTTTCAAAACATAGGATGAATCCAACTTGTGAGAAGGCATTTCTGTGTAATCATTGTGGGAAAACTTTTAGTACTTCTGCTACCCTTCAGAGACATACAAAAATTCACAGTGGTGTGAAGCCCTATGTCTGTAAGCAATGTGGGAAGGCCTTCCCTGTTTCCCGTTACCTTAAATCACATGAACTGACTCACACTCGTGAAAAATCTTATGTATGTaagcagtgtgggaaagcctttccATTTTGGAGTCAATGTCAGAAGCATAAAATAACTCACAGTGGTGTGAATCCCTATGTTTGTAAGCAGTGTGGCAAAGGTTTTCCTTACTTCACCTCCCTGCAATCACATGAGAGAATTCACACCGGTGAGAAGCCCTATGTGTGTAAGCACTGTGGGAAAAGCTTTGCTCATTTTGGTAACCATAAAAGACACGAAAGAATTCACActagtgagagaccctatgtGTGCAAGCAGTGTGGGAAGACTTTCAATGATTATGGTTCCTTTCAATTCCACAATCGAatgcatactggagagaaaccctaccaGTGTAAGCAGTGTGGGAAGGACCtagcttcttcttcctcccttcagaGCCACGAAAGGAATCACTGTGGAGAGAAGCCCTATGCGTGTTTGCAATGCGGGAAAGCTTTCAGTTTTAAGAGCTCTCTtcgaaaacataaaataatgcaCAGTGAAGAAAAACCCTATGTATGTAAGCAATGTGACAAAGCCTTTcgtcatttttatttgcttcgAGTACATGAACGAGTCCACAGCAGTGAGAGACCGTATCAGTGTAAGCAATGTAGCAAAGCTTTTCATTATTCTTACTATCTTAAAAAACATGAGCGAATCCACAGCGGTGAGCGACCATATCAGTGTAAGCTGTGTGGCAAAGCCTTTTGTTATTCTAATTATCTTAAGAGGCATGAAAAGCGAATCCACAGCAGTGACAGACCTTATCGGTGTAAGCAATGTGGAAAAGGCTTTCAATCTTCTGATCAGGTTGAAAAGCATGAACGTGTCCACAATAAAGTCAGACCCCACAAATGTAAGATGTGTGGGAAAGGCTTTACATTCCCTGGTCAACTTCACGCTTGTGAGAAACCTTACTTATGTAAGCAATGTGGGAAAGAATTTTTGTCTCCATATCGCTTGCGAAGACATGCAGTAACTCATAGTAGAACAAAGAAGGATGTTGGTAAGTAA